From a region of the Paenibacillus segetis genome:
- a CDS encoding GH36-type glycosyl hydrolase domain-containing protein — protein sequence MKFGTFDDVRKEYVINTPKTPYPWINYLGNEQFFGLISNTAGGYTFYRDARLRRLTRYRYNNIPLDSGGRYYYLYDNGDFWTPGWMPVKRDLDFYECRHGLGYTSITGERNGISVNQLAFVPLGHNAEVHRLIVKNTGTESKSVKLFSFAEFCLWNAQDDMTNFQRNLSTGEVEVKDSVIYHKTEYRERRNHYAFYSVNKPINGFDTDRESFVGMYNGLDHPQAVAAGEATNSVASGWSPIGSHALDITLAPGEEQSFVFVLGYIENEEEDKWESLNVINKKPALAMIEKFATDAQVDAALADLAAHWDNLLSKYQIQSGDDKLNRMVNIWNPYQCMVTFNMSRSASYFESGIGRGMGFRDSNQDLLGFVHQIPERARERILDIAATQFEDGSAYHQYQPLTKKGNNEVGTGFNDDPLWLILGTAAYIKETGDTSILDEQVPFDSNPDNTATLFEHLKVSFEHVTNNLGPHGLPLIGRADWNDCLNLNCFSKEPGESFQTTANIEGRVAESVFIAGLFVFVGPDYAEICRMRGLDDVAADAEDKISNMRDITLTHGFDGDWFLRAYDHYGDKIGSKENEEGKIFIEPQGICVMAGIGVEDGQAEKALQSVEEHLDTKYGIVLQQPPYSKYYLNLGEISTYPPGYKENAGIFCHNNPWIMIAETVLGHGDRAFDIYAKIAPAYLEEISDIHRTEPYVYSQMIAGKDAVNHGEAKNSWLTGTAAWNYVAITQAILGIQADFAGLKVDPCIPAAWDGFEITRVFRGDTYVIKVSNPDHVSKGVKSITLDGATVEGNIVKPVGDGGTHQVTVVLG from the coding sequence ATGAAATTCGGAACATTTGACGACGTCCGTAAAGAATATGTCATTAATACACCAAAAACTCCTTACCCTTGGATCAACTACTTAGGAAATGAGCAATTTTTCGGGTTAATCTCTAATACAGCCGGAGGTTACACTTTTTATAGAGATGCAAGGCTCCGCAGACTGACACGTTATCGTTATAACAATATTCCACTAGATTCTGGTGGTCGTTACTACTACCTTTATGATAATGGTGATTTCTGGACACCAGGCTGGATGCCGGTTAAACGTGACCTCGATTTCTACGAGTGCCGCCATGGTCTTGGTTACACTTCAATTACTGGCGAACGTAATGGGATTTCCGTTAATCAATTAGCCTTCGTTCCATTAGGTCATAATGCAGAAGTTCATCGTCTTATCGTAAAAAATACAGGTACTGAGTCCAAATCAGTTAAACTATTCTCATTTGCTGAGTTCTGTCTTTGGAACGCACAAGATGACATGACCAACTTCCAACGTAATCTCAGCACAGGTGAAGTTGAAGTGAAGGACTCCGTTATTTATCACAAAACGGAATACCGCGAACGCAGAAATCATTATGCTTTCTATTCTGTCAACAAACCGATCAATGGATTTGACACAGATCGCGAATCCTTCGTCGGTATGTACAATGGCCTTGATCATCCGCAAGCTGTAGCAGCCGGTGAAGCAACCAATTCTGTTGCAAGTGGTTGGTCCCCTATCGGCTCCCACGCGCTCGATATTACACTAGCACCCGGTGAAGAGCAAAGCTTCGTATTTGTACTTGGATATATCGAAAATGAAGAGGAAGACAAATGGGAGTCCCTTAATGTTATCAACAAAAAACCAGCACTAGCGATGATTGAGAAGTTCGCTACGGATGCTCAGGTTGATGCAGCGCTAGCTGATCTAGCAGCTCACTGGGATAACCTCTTATCCAAATATCAAATTCAAAGCGGAGATGATAAGCTGAACCGCATGGTTAACATTTGGAATCCATATCAATGTATGGTTACCTTCAATATGTCTCGTTCAGCTTCGTATTTTGAATCCGGTATCGGACGTGGTATGGGATTCCGGGACTCCAACCAGGATTTACTTGGATTTGTGCACCAAATCCCAGAACGTGCGAGAGAACGTATCCTCGATATCGCCGCAACACAGTTTGAGGACGGTAGTGCATATCACCAATATCAACCGCTTACGAAAAAAGGCAACAACGAAGTCGGAACTGGCTTTAACGATGACCCGCTATGGCTCATTCTCGGTACGGCAGCTTATATCAAAGAAACCGGCGATACTAGCATTTTAGATGAACAAGTTCCTTTTGACAGTAACCCGGATAACACAGCGACTTTGTTCGAGCATTTGAAAGTGTCTTTCGAACATGTAACCAATAACTTAGGACCACACGGCTTACCGTTAATTGGCCGCGCGGACTGGAACGACTGTCTGAACTTGAACTGCTTCTCTAAAGAACCAGGTGAATCTTTCCAAACAACGGCGAACATTGAAGGTCGTGTAGCTGAATCCGTATTTATCGCTGGTTTGTTCGTATTTGTTGGACCAGACTATGCCGAGATTTGCCGGATGCGTGGACTTGATGATGTTGCCGCTGATGCGGAGGACAAAATCAGTAACATGCGTGACATCACACTTACACACGGCTTCGACGGCGATTGGTTCCTACGTGCTTATGATCACTACGGTGATAAAATTGGTAGTAAAGAGAATGAAGAAGGTAAGATCTTCATCGAGCCTCAAGGCATCTGCGTTATGGCCGGGATCGGTGTGGAGGATGGTCAAGCAGAAAAAGCTCTACAATCAGTAGAAGAACATCTCGATACGAAATACGGTATCGTATTGCAACAACCACCATATTCCAAATATTATTTGAATCTAGGTGAAATCTCGACTTATCCACCGGGATACAAAGAAAATGCCGGAATTTTCTGCCACAATAACCCGTGGATCATGATCGCGGAAACCGTACTTGGTCACGGGGATAGAGCATTCGATATTTATGCTAAGATCGCTCCTGCCTACTTGGAGGAAATCAGTGATATTCACCGTACCGAGCCATACGTCTACTCACAAATGATCGCAGGTAAAGATGCAGTTAACCATGGCGAAGCCAAAAACTCCTGGTTGACCGGAACGGCCGCTTGGAACTATGTAGCGATCACTCAAGCCATTCTCGGTATCCAAGCTGACTTTGCTGGTCTTAAGGTAGATCCTTGTATTCCTGCAGCATGGGATGGATTCGAGATCACACGTGTATTCCGTGGTGATACTTACGTAATCAAAGTTAGCAATCCGGATCATGTGTCCAAAGGCGTGAAGAGTATTACACTGGACGGTGCAACGGTGGAAGGCAATATCGTTAAACCTGTTGGTGACGGTGGAACTCATCAAGTTACTGTCGTACTTGGATAA
- a CDS encoding DUF4349 domain-containing protein, which yields MRRWGSFITVMVVALSLILGGCGSANKDMASESKANSGNMASSTSSDMLLNSTTTSNESLSAVAEAPSSDLGGESQVVDTSEAVASDRAGSGFQPSDSAAGLNKKLIYKANVVVEVNDYGKAQSEVRNLVTLSGGYILEFSESQSQDERGGTFVLKVPASGFSSFLDQLEKLKSVSQQRSIQGQDVSEEYVDLESRLKVKQAMEDRYLKFINEATKTSQLVEFANELERIQTEIEQIKGRMRYIDKNVSFSTIEIRLYQPEESIIKISKDDTPLMKRAEEALTGSLKVLSMFFQWIIVVLSGALPIIVIAAVIGVPWWLLRRRDNKHRHITTNQPPKSSLPELGEEETQGSKIDDSLNQDEHHPEKS from the coding sequence ATGCGTAGATGGGGATCATTTATCACCGTAATGGTTGTAGCTTTGTCGTTAATACTTGGGGGTTGTGGCAGCGCCAACAAAGACATGGCCAGTGAGTCGAAGGCGAATAGTGGGAATATGGCATCATCAACATCTTCGGACATGTTATTGAACTCAACAACCACTTCAAATGAAAGCCTTTCTGCAGTGGCTGAGGCTCCGTCATCTGATCTCGGGGGAGAATCACAGGTTGTTGATACGTCGGAAGCTGTAGCTTCAGACCGTGCAGGTTCAGGCTTCCAACCTTCCGATTCGGCAGCCGGGTTGAACAAGAAGTTAATTTATAAAGCGAATGTCGTTGTTGAAGTGAATGACTATGGTAAGGCTCAATCCGAAGTACGTAACCTAGTTACCTTATCAGGCGGCTATATTCTGGAGTTCTCGGAGAGTCAGTCACAGGACGAACGGGGAGGTACATTTGTTCTGAAAGTACCGGCTTCGGGGTTCTCTTCCTTCCTTGATCAATTGGAGAAGCTAAAGTCTGTATCACAGCAACGTAGTATCCAGGGGCAAGATGTCTCAGAAGAATATGTAGATTTGGAGTCCCGCCTGAAAGTAAAGCAAGCGATGGAAGATCGATATCTTAAATTTATAAATGAAGCGACCAAGACAAGCCAATTAGTCGAATTCGCCAATGAGCTTGAACGGATCCAAACGGAAATTGAGCAGATAAAAGGGAGAATGCGTTACATTGATAAGAATGTCTCATTCTCAACGATTGAGATTCGTCTGTATCAACCAGAGGAGAGCATCATTAAGATTTCCAAGGATGATACCCCACTAATGAAAAGAGCTGAAGAAGCATTAACCGGGAGCCTTAAAGTGCTATCCATGTTCTTTCAATGGATAATCGTTGTACTATCAGGGGCATTGCCGATTATCGTTATTGCCGCAGTAATTGGAGTTCCTTGGTGGCTACTTCGGCGTAGAGATAACAAACATAGACATATCACAACCAATCAGCCACCTAAGTCCAGTTTGCCTGAATTAGGGGAAGAGGAGACGCAAGGGTCCAAGATAGACGATTCATTAAATCAAGATGAGCATCATCCTGAGAAATCATAA
- a CDS encoding class I SAM-dependent methyltransferase → MYSAYGPLCTKVYELSKPVGYSTGDVEYYTERLKGRKGKTLEVGCGSGRVLVPLLESGIPIEGIDYSSSMLDSCRAECHDRGLSTTLYLGDMGDFSLDEKYSDIIIPGGSFQLIEEREKAVQALRNFYDHLESGGRLILDLFLDIDLELNKVSMRTWEIPPSEAITLETRIIEVDFLKQKTVSLLKYEQWSEGQLLQTELQRFPLCWYGLHEFQLLLESIGYKDVTISADYSYGTLPTHAGAMLTYEAIKY, encoded by the coding sequence ATATACAGCGCATACGGACCGCTTTGTACCAAAGTATATGAACTGAGTAAACCGGTGGGGTATTCAACGGGAGATGTCGAATACTATACAGAGAGACTGAAAGGACGTAAGGGGAAGACGCTTGAAGTGGGATGTGGTTCTGGAAGAGTATTGGTCCCACTATTGGAATCCGGTATCCCAATCGAAGGAATCGATTACTCTAGTAGCATGCTTGATTCTTGTCGAGCTGAATGTCATGATCGAGGGCTCTCCACTACTTTGTATCTTGGAGATATGGGAGACTTTTCATTGGATGAAAAGTACTCAGATATAATAATTCCCGGTGGATCTTTTCAATTAATTGAGGAACGGGAAAAAGCTGTACAGGCACTGCGCAATTTCTACGACCATCTAGAGTCTGGTGGAAGGTTAATTTTGGACTTGTTTCTTGATATAGATCTTGAATTGAACAAGGTATCTATGCGAACTTGGGAAATTCCTCCGAGTGAGGCCATTACATTGGAGACTAGAATTATAGAAGTTGATTTCCTAAAGCAAAAGACGGTTTCCTTGCTGAAATATGAGCAATGGAGTGAAGGGCAATTGCTGCAGACGGAACTACAGAGGTTTCCCCTTTGCTGGTATGGCCTTCACGAATTCCAACTTCTACTTGAAAGTATTGGATACAAGGACGTAACGATCTCCGCTGATTATTCATATGGAACCTTGCCAACTCATGCTGGTGCGATGTTAACCTACGAAGCGATAAAATATTAG
- a CDS encoding methyl-accepting chemotaxis protein produces the protein MSWFHKLSFAKKITVACYLVAALFAIPTLIAFILAGDALVGIITIIVLAALTFPLSTYFKNVLTGTFDDISNASAKISKGDFTVKIAETGSMSNLTLSFNSMVDKLRKILQETSDITRKVMESSREIAEKNQNLIGVMTQVGMSSNELALGANEISEDVSGMTESIHEIEEKVTNYTDSTQEMNNRSMETLKLVEKGRESVSLQAAGMRKNIEATQKVAGSIEALAHNAKGITKITATISEIAEQTNLLSLNASIEAARAGEHGAGFAVVAQEVRKLAEESTASTKEVFNLVRSIDQDVKQAGLNIKINEEVVRQQSEMIKEAEEIFQQIVQSVQYISEQIAEFSKESESMLAAAHGISSSIQNISAITEQSAAGTEEVSASMNDQISSIQAMAEDTEAMKNAVFQLQKTIHIFKF, from the coding sequence ATGTCATGGTTTCACAAACTATCTTTTGCTAAGAAAATTACTGTTGCATGTTATCTCGTGGCTGCTTTGTTCGCAATACCAACACTTATTGCCTTTATTCTTGCAGGTGATGCTCTAGTCGGCATTATTACTATCATTGTATTGGCAGCGCTTACGTTCCCTCTTTCGACGTATTTCAAAAATGTACTTACAGGAACCTTCGATGATATTTCTAATGCTTCTGCAAAAATATCCAAAGGTGATTTCACTGTTAAGATTGCGGAAACTGGATCTATGAGCAACCTAACACTCTCTTTCAATAGTATGGTGGACAAGCTTCGCAAAATTTTACAAGAAACATCTGATATTACTCGTAAAGTCATGGAATCCAGCCGAGAAATAGCTGAGAAGAACCAGAATTTGATTGGAGTCATGACCCAAGTTGGTATGTCCTCCAATGAATTGGCACTTGGGGCTAATGAAATCTCCGAAGATGTAAGCGGTATGACCGAATCCATTCACGAAATTGAAGAGAAAGTAACCAATTACACGGATTCTACCCAAGAAATGAATAATCGTTCTATGGAGACCTTGAAACTGGTAGAAAAAGGTCGCGAATCTGTATCCTTACAAGCCGCTGGTATGCGTAAGAATATTGAAGCGACGCAGAAGGTAGCTGGATCAATCGAAGCACTTGCTCATAATGCAAAGGGCATCACAAAGATTACTGCTACAATCTCTGAGATTGCTGAACAAACTAACTTATTATCACTGAATGCTTCCATCGAAGCAGCTAGAGCGGGTGAACACGGTGCAGGGTTCGCAGTAGTTGCTCAAGAAGTTCGTAAGCTTGCCGAAGAGTCTACCGCCTCTACCAAGGAAGTATTCAACCTTGTACGCAGTATCGACCAAGATGTGAAACAAGCGGGTCTGAACATTAAGATCAACGAAGAAGTAGTCCGTCAGCAAAGTGAAATGATCAAGGAAGCCGAAGAAATCTTCCAACAGATCGTCCAAAGTGTTCAATACATAAGTGAGCAAATTGCTGAATTTTCAAAAGAAAGTGAAAGTATGCTTGCAGCTGCTCACGGTATTTCCTCATCAATTCAGAACATTTCGGCAATCACAGAACAATCTGCCGCTGGTACTGAAGAGGTATCTGCATCTATGAATGATCAGATTTCTTCCATTCAAGCCATGGCAGAAGATACCGAAGCTATGAAGAACGCCGTATTCCAACTACAAAAGACAATACATATTTTCAAATTCTAA
- a CDS encoding ABC transporter ATP-binding protein — protein sequence MSKTEISLDYSKVFENEQAAKIKPFSLLTKLFRDHLGKVALSALYYTIKASPMWVLSIITANIINIVSYPDSHSMTEFWINLAIAVVVIVQNIPTHTLHVSYVSKAVRHVEAGLRSTLVRKMQQLSLSYHGDMNSGRLQSKVLRDVEAIDFLSRQMLMTIIPAGINLVIVIGLTLYHSWIVALFFVLMAPTSILLVRFFSAQMSKRNRDVRKNIEEMSGKVSETVEMIPVTRAHGLEDVEIRKVDAALQGIRERGHRLDVLEAYFGSSSWVVFQLFQVGCLFFSAYLAHLGYMQIGDIVMYQSFFNMIIGSVTSILNVYPNLVKGFESLHSVTEVLMSNETEEYKGRQKPEHVRGEFKFENVSFQYKDSEKHVLDDFTLKVKPGETVAFVGESGSGKSTILSLIIGFYKPQGGNIWIDGIPMSELSMNKYRQSLAIVLQDNILFSGTIRENITYGLPHISQEKVQQAIWMANLHDVIESLPEGLDTSVGEHGGRLSGGQRQRIAIARALVRDPQIIILDEATSALDNLSERHVQQAMEQLMKGRTTFIVAHRLSTVKNADRIVVMKKGRIVESGTYDELLKQKGEFYKLKNL from the coding sequence ATGAGTAAGACCGAGATTTCTTTGGATTATTCCAAAGTATTTGAGAACGAACAGGCCGCCAAGATCAAGCCATTTAGTCTACTGACAAAATTATTTCGAGATCATCTTGGAAAAGTAGCATTATCAGCTCTATACTATACGATTAAGGCTTCACCAATGTGGGTGCTATCTATTATTACTGCTAATATTATTAACATTGTTAGCTATCCAGATAGTCATTCCATGACAGAATTTTGGATTAATCTAGCGATTGCCGTAGTAGTGATTGTCCAGAACATTCCGACACATACGCTTCATGTTAGCTATGTAAGTAAGGCAGTACGGCATGTTGAAGCAGGGCTACGGAGTACGCTGGTTAGAAAAATGCAGCAATTATCCTTAAGCTACCATGGAGACATGAATTCTGGGCGGCTACAATCCAAAGTACTTCGAGATGTCGAGGCCATTGATTTCCTTTCACGGCAGATGTTGATGACGATCATCCCAGCAGGAATTAATCTTGTGATCGTAATTGGCCTCACGTTGTATCACAGTTGGATCGTCGCATTGTTCTTTGTGTTAATGGCGCCAACATCGATCCTCTTAGTTCGTTTCTTCAGTGCACAGATGTCAAAGCGCAATCGAGATGTTCGTAAGAATATCGAGGAAATGTCCGGAAAAGTATCCGAAACCGTTGAAATGATTCCTGTCACGCGGGCACATGGTCTGGAAGATGTGGAGATCCGTAAAGTAGATGCTGCTCTGCAAGGTATCCGAGAACGTGGGCATCGTTTGGATGTACTCGAAGCTTATTTCGGCTCATCAAGCTGGGTAGTATTTCAATTATTTCAAGTAGGCTGTTTATTCTTTAGTGCTTATCTTGCCCATTTAGGATATATGCAAATTGGTGACATTGTCATGTATCAGAGTTTCTTTAATATGATTATCGGATCTGTTACCTCGATTCTAAATGTATACCCAAACTTGGTGAAGGGCTTCGAGTCACTACATTCTGTGACGGAAGTGCTGATGTCCAATGAGACGGAAGAGTACAAAGGACGTCAGAAACCTGAGCATGTACGTGGTGAATTCAAGTTCGAGAATGTAAGCTTTCAATATAAAGATTCGGAGAAGCATGTACTTGATGATTTCACGTTGAAGGTAAAACCGGGAGAGACGGTTGCATTTGTCGGGGAATCTGGATCAGGAAAATCCACCATTTTGAGCTTGATTATTGGTTTCTATAAGCCACAAGGTGGGAACATCTGGATCGATGGTATTCCGATGAGTGAGCTCAGTATGAACAAATATCGTCAATCACTTGCGATTGTACTACAGGACAACATCCTATTCTCGGGAACCATCCGTGAGAACATCACATATGGGTTGCCGCATATTTCACAGGAAAAGGTACAACAAGCGATTTGGATGGCGAATTTACATGATGTAATCGAGAGTCTTCCGGAGGGTCTTGATACTTCAGTAGGTGAACATGGTGGACGACTGTCAGGTGGTCAACGGCAACGAATTGCCATTGCGCGTGCCTTGGTAAGAGATCCACAAATTATTATTTTGGACGAAGCAACGTCTGCCTTGGATAATTTGTCTGAACGTCATGTACAGCAGGCCATGGAGCAATTGATGAAAGGAAGAACAACGTTTATCGTGGCTCACCGACTATCAACGGTGAAGAATGCCGATCGGATCGTTGTGATGAAGAAAGGCCGTATTGTTGAGAGTGGGACTTACGATGAGCTTCTCAAACAAAAAGGAGAGTTCTATAAACTCAAAAATTTATAA